From the Cohnella herbarum genome, one window contains:
- a CDS encoding aldo/keto reductase — translation MVTLTDGTTLPRIGQGTWYMGDEPSMKNEELRTLRRGVELGLNLIDSAEMYGDGRSESLVGEAIEGIRDQVFLVSKVYPHNAGLNRIVGSCEQSLKRLKTDRLDLYLLHWRGSIPLSETVEAMEQLVEAGKILRWGVSNLDTDDMKELFDAARGTNCMVDQVLYHLGSRGVEYDLLPWLRERKIPIMAYSPLAQAGTLRRGLVEHPAVKEIADRHGVKPLQILLAWCIRSGDVIAIPKASTAAHVEENAEAERIKLTEEDLGMLDEAFFKPTRKVRLDII, via the coding sequence GTGGTAACCCTAACTGATGGGACAACTTTGCCCAGAATCGGTCAAGGTACGTGGTATATGGGGGATGAGCCGTCCATGAAAAATGAAGAGCTTCGCACGTTAAGACGCGGTGTGGAGCTTGGATTGAACCTGATCGATTCGGCTGAAATGTATGGTGATGGCAGATCCGAGTCCTTGGTTGGAGAAGCGATCGAAGGGATCCGAGATCAAGTGTTTCTGGTATCCAAAGTGTACCCGCACAACGCTGGTCTGAATCGCATCGTCGGCAGCTGCGAACAAAGCTTGAAGCGGTTAAAGACGGACCGTCTCGACCTTTATCTTCTTCACTGGAGAGGAAGTATTCCTCTAAGCGAAACGGTAGAAGCGATGGAGCAGTTGGTCGAAGCGGGGAAAATTTTGCGATGGGGTGTCTCTAACCTGGACACGGACGATATGAAAGAACTGTTCGACGCGGCGCGAGGGACGAATTGCATGGTCGATCAGGTACTGTATCATCTCGGTTCCCGCGGTGTAGAATACGACCTGCTTCCTTGGTTGAGAGAGCGAAAAATCCCGATAATGGCCTATAGTCCGCTTGCCCAGGCGGGCACTTTACGAAGAGGGTTGGTTGAGCATCCAGCGGTTAAGGAAATTGCCGATCGACATGGCGTGAAGCCACTTCAGATTCTCTTGGCTTGGTGCATTAGAAGCGGTGACGTAATTGCCATTCCTAAGGCGTCAACAGCAGCGCATGTCGAAGAGAATGCGGAGGCGGAACGTATTAAGCTTACCGAGGAAGACTTGGGGATGTTGGATGAGGCGTTCTTCAAACCCACTAGAAAGGTTCGGCTCGACATTATTTAA
- a CDS encoding sigma-70 family RNA polymerase sigma factor, which yields MKRINLRDMYPFIKTDVWIDLDDEVAQEIRRFDLNESAYKLRTYRHRAYYSLDRNDGIEQDILFLSISPEEYYERKLSNEQLYAAMCRLPEKSFRRIYAHFFLGMSKVAIAQAEQVDERAVRKSIERGLKQMAQFLNKM from the coding sequence ATGAAAAGGATTAATTTGCGGGATATGTATCCCTTTATCAAAACGGATGTATGGATCGACCTAGATGATGAAGTGGCACAAGAAATCCGCCGTTTCGACTTAAACGAAAGTGCATACAAATTGCGCACCTATCGTCATCGCGCTTATTACTCGCTTGATCGGAACGACGGTATAGAACAAGATATTCTTTTCCTTTCGATTTCCCCGGAGGAATATTACGAGCGTAAGCTTTCCAATGAGCAGCTTTATGCGGCTATGTGTCGATTGCCGGAAAAATCGTTCAGACGAATTTATGCTCATTTCTTCTTAGGCATGAGCAAAGTAGCGATTGCCCAAGCTGAACAAGTTGATGAACGGGCAGTACGAAAATCTATTGAACGCGGCTTAAAACAAATGGCGCAGTTTCTCAATAAAATGTGA
- a CDS encoding zinc-dependent alcohol dehydrogenase, with amino-acid sequence MKAVTFHGMKNMQVTQVADPTIQKKDGIIVRITSTAICGSDLHIYQGAIQAQTGYVIGHEPMGIVEEVGPEVTKVKKGDRVVLPFNISCGSCHYCQHEMESQCDNSNPNPQVDTGAYFGFTERYGNYWGGQAELLYVPYGNFMPFVIPESCELEDEKLLFLSDVLPTAYWSVDNGGVKQGDTVVVLGCGPVGLMAQIFAWMKGAKRVIAIDNLPYRLNHAKKMNNVETFNFEDFKDMGLHIKEITGGGADVVIDCVGMDGKKTPLEEEEQKAKLVGGTLSPINIAMNAVRKFGTIQITGVYGSKYYQFMFGNIWERNVKLTMGQAPVIHYMPMLYQKIMAGEFDPTEIITHKVPLDQAHNAYNTFYNHADECIKFVLKP; translated from the coding sequence ATGAAGGCTGTAACATTCCATGGCATGAAGAACATGCAAGTGACGCAGGTCGCGGATCCGACGATTCAGAAAAAAGACGGGATTATCGTCAGGATCACCTCGACCGCCATATGCGGTTCTGATCTCCATATATACCAGGGGGCGATTCAAGCCCAAACCGGATACGTGATCGGCCATGAACCGATGGGCATCGTCGAAGAAGTAGGCCCTGAGGTGACAAAGGTCAAGAAAGGGGACCGGGTCGTGCTCCCGTTCAATATCTCGTGCGGCAGCTGTCATTACTGCCAGCATGAAATGGAGAGCCAATGCGACAACTCCAACCCCAATCCCCAAGTGGATACGGGAGCTTACTTTGGGTTTACCGAACGGTATGGGAATTATTGGGGCGGACAAGCCGAATTGCTTTACGTGCCATACGGCAATTTCATGCCCTTCGTTATTCCGGAGTCATGCGAATTGGAGGATGAGAAGCTCCTGTTCCTGTCCGACGTGCTGCCGACGGCCTATTGGAGCGTGGACAACGGCGGCGTGAAGCAGGGGGATACGGTTGTGGTGCTCGGCTGCGGCCCCGTCGGCTTGATGGCGCAAATATTCGCTTGGATGAAAGGGGCCAAACGGGTCATCGCGATCGACAATCTCCCGTACCGGCTGAACCATGCCAAAAAAATGAATAACGTCGAAACCTTCAACTTTGAAGATTTCAAAGACATGGGGCTGCATATAAAAGAAATAACGGGCGGGGGCGCGGATGTCGTCATCGATTGCGTCGGAATGGACGGCAAGAAGACGCCATTGGAGGAGGAAGAGCAAAAGGCCAAGCTGGTTGGCGGAACACTTAGCCCGATCAACATCGCGATGAATGCGGTGCGGAAATTCGGCACGATTCAGATTACGGGAGTATACGGTTCTAAATACTACCAGTTCATGTTCGGAAACATTTGGGAACGAAACGTGAAGCTAACCATGGGACAGGCGCCCGTGATCCATTACATGCCGATGCTGTATCAAAAAATTATGGCAGGCGAGTTCGATCCGACGGAGATCATCACGCATAAAGTGCCGCTCGATCAGGCGCATAACGCGTATAACACCTTTTACAATCATGCGGACGAATGCATTAAATTCGTACTGAAGCCTTAA
- a CDS encoding DUF6075 family protein codes for MNPIRFRDAEHESFYYRMLDERKCSDGYHRALFYTLGISRDTRSHIRDLFDFSNGGIKPGGLAASWQTGSSIRVCRLAFNLWNGWTEKGGERYSTPHELFDCSYAPYFFEAIQLRYPDYCRSQEKNFKRLNEQVR; via the coding sequence ATGAATCCGATTCGATTTCGAGATGCTGAACACGAAAGTTTCTACTATCGGATGCTGGATGAAAGGAAATGCAGCGACGGCTATCATCGGGCACTTTTCTACACATTAGGTATTTCCCGCGATACTCGGAGTCATATCCGCGATTTGTTTGATTTTTCTAATGGGGGCATTAAGCCCGGAGGTCTCGCAGCCTCGTGGCAAACCGGTAGTTCTATCCGCGTGTGTAGGCTTGCTTTTAATCTGTGGAATGGCTGGACGGAAAAAGGTGGGGAACGCTACTCTACTCCCCACGAATTATTCGATTGCAGCTACGCTCCCTATTTTTTTGAAGCGATTCAACTTCGTTATCCGGACTATTGCCGAAGCCAGGAGAAGAATTTCAAGCGGCTGAACGAACAAGTTCGCTGA